TAAGGTAAGAAATGTATTTTGGCAAATTGAGATCTTTGGTGGTTCCAACCTCAACATTTCTCTCTGATGTCACCCCACATTAGAAGGGGactctgtggggtgcctgggtggctcagtcagttgagcatctgacttcggctcaggttgtgatctcacgggtttgtgagttcgagcccaatgtcgagctctgtgctgacagctcagagcctggagcctgcttctgattctgtgtctccctctctctctgcccctctcctgctggtgctctgtctctccctctcaaaaataaaataaaataattaaaaaaaaaaaaaaaaaaaaaaaaaaaggggactCTGTAAGTGTCCCTAAGACCAACTGAGTGGGAAAGGGATTCTTTTCAGGAATGTCAGAGATTGGCTTTATTCCATCCAGAAATAGCTTAATCTGAAAATTTACTGCTGAAGAATTGGAAAGGACTATTAGACCTCGAAAATTTCTAGCACAACTGCACTGAGACATTATTCCCAGCCTGAGACTCTACTCTCAAATAGAGCAATGTTCTCTGTTagtcttaaaacataaaaaatgtgaaCACACTCAAGATACctcaaaaatggaaagaacagaaaacactgaaaattacatGATCAACATGATTTTCTTTAGCTACCTAAAAGTATGCTTCTTTTATTCTAAAAGACTCTATTTACAAAGTATGCTTCCATTGCATTTTAAAAGACGCATATCAAATGTTAAGTCATTATAGCAATTCTATAAAAAGATTCAtatcctttcaaatattttttgtcattattaaaaaaaaattagaaggctGTAATCTCAGTCACTGACGCGAAAGAGCACGTGATCGTAAGGGAAGAAACATCTCACTAGAGTTTCCACAAGTTCCTCCTCCTTCTAACTGCAGCTCCGGCGGCAAAGGCGGGGCCCCAGGGTCCCCAGGTCTGGGAAGCGTAGTTGAAGAGAAGGTGGGATTGTCAGTTCTGCCCacttctagaacaggcaaattcaaGGAAGACTCCGTAGAAAAAAAGGGGGCTGTGCTGGATTCTCCTTCTGGATGGTATATGACAGTggatgctctcagtttttcagagaAATTACTCTCATCTGAATTTGTTCTACAGAAGTTGTTTGTGGCGCCATCTGGAAAAGGCTCACAGCTGCTACATTTCAGTCCTACAATAAAATTATTCAGATGTAAATGAAAAAgtcactaaaacaaaacaaaacaaacatacaaaaaaaactcCAGCCCATACTCATCTTGTAAGTTTTGAAAGATTACAAGCTGGTTACCACACaaccaaaaatttaaatagcaGTTTATAAATTCTGTCATAATCCGTTTcatgtttcatttgcttttcccaaCAACCATGAAGTacaccattattttttatttcctagatAAGGAAGTCATCTCAAAGAAGCTAAATGACATGCTGTAAATCACATTTAATTTGTGTACTCATATACTTAACTACTGAATGACCTGGAAAAAATTATGTGGCCcctaaaatttttcataaagtaAGAAATAGCTTTCACAACTAATATTCTTTAGCATTCTGGCACAAACGCAGTAAGAAACAAACTGTAAACAGGGCATATGCTAAAATTCTATGAGTTAATACCAATTATAGATTCCTGAGTCATAGGGTGTTAGAAGTAGAAGGAATTTTAGAGGTCCCCTGGGATAGCTTCTCACTATCAGAGACGAGAAAATAGAGGCCTCAAAGAGTTAAGTCATGCCCAGCATTCTAGAACTACTTCATGGGAAAGTGagaactagaacccaggtctcttCACATTAAATAATGTTCTGGTTCCCAACCTTAGAGTTTAAATGATAGTGGCTCTTCTGATCAAAGAATTTTACCATATCTAATGGGTATAGGTATCAATTAGCCTCAGGGTGAAAGAATGAACACAAACAAATTTTATCTGTTCGGCTTAGCAAATATTTAACCTGTCTATAGGCACAGAACATCCTGAGTTgacaaattttatgaaaaatctgCAAAGTCTATAAAGTACatttatatgtcatttttttcccccactagcTTTTCAGCTTCACAATACATTCAGCATTTCTGTTCCATGCTAtataaacaattttcttttctttctttctcttttttaatgtttatttatttttgagagagagagagagagaaagaggcagagagaggcagacagagagagggacagaggatccaaagcaggctctgtgctgacagcagtgagtccaatgcagggctcgaactcacagactatgagatcatgacctgagccgaagtcagacactcaaatgcctgagccacccaggcgcccctaaatgatcTTCTTAAATGTGCTCAGGAGGGAAGACTTCCAGTGTGTCCCAGTATGGACTTAACAGACTGTGAGTTTCTTAACAGCAGAGTCCTAAAGTACTCAtttctgtatccccagtgcctagaacagctGGAGTAGAGCTATATCACATGCACATTTATCTCAAGTGCTCtgcagaaaggcagagagagagagagagagagagagagaaggggagagagagagagagagagacggggttTGTGGGGACAGGAGGATTTAAATAGTGCGGGCAATTCTATGAAGTATTCCAATTGGTCAGGGTGTACTCCGGGGTGAGGGTGAGACGTGGGCGGTGTAATTTGCTAAGCCGTTAATCAACCTCCATTCCCACACCCTTCCCGTCTTGCCAGACTGTGACTCTAGTATTTAAAATTACGGATAACTTCTATAACATGATTCTTATAAACACGCCGCCCACTTCATTCTGTGATCAGCAGGTGGAACAAGAACTATCAGAGTTGGACTTACTATAAAAATACTTTGTCTATATATTGTTCTTCGTGTGTGATGTGCATTTTCAGCGGTTATTTTTGAATAGATTGAACTGACATTCTGCTGACTTCAGAAACCAACTCCTGCGTATACCGGGATTTCATTACAGTTAGAACTCAGATTTCATTACACTCAGAACACTGAGTGATAGTCGTCCACTTTTCCAGTGAAATGACATGATAAAAGGTAAAAACAATGTAAATCAAATGTAATTCTGAAGCTGAAActttttgaataaaaacaaaatgatcatttctgggttttttgttttgtatttttcaaaaaaaaaattttttttttaaattttaagtaggctccacacccaatgtggggcttgaactcacatctctgaaattaagagtcacgtgctctactcaCTAAGCCAGCCTGGAACctctgtattttacttttaaaagcactgtcaggggcacctgggtagctcagttggttaagcatccgacttcagctcaggtcatggtcttacagtttatgagttcgagccccgcaccgggtgagctcaagccctgctctgggccctatgctctctcttcctctttctaactgcacctcatgggattctcgctttctccctctctctctgcccctcgctcactcacattctctctctttcaaaagtaaatgaatagcaaaaataaataaaattttaaaaatcaataaacattaaaaataaatgaaagcattgtCACATTTAAATGAATTCTTGGCCACTTAAAATAGTTTACCTTTCAGATGTTCTAGTTTTATATTTCTAAGTTTCAGCACTTCATCTGTAATCTTCTGAATCAGGAAGTTCTGTGTTTTTTCTCGCCGAATAGATTCAACCAGCGTATCTAGTCCTTTGGGGTTTTCTTGTAAGTAGTCTAGTAATTTTCCAGCCCTTTTTCTACTTGATGTTCGGCAAGAAAtttcttcagtgtcttctctACTGAGTATTTTTTTTGCACGTAGATGATCAAAATGTCTCTCAGCTATGATTTTCTCACACAGGTATACACGTAAATTTTCTAAAGCCTAAAAGATACAAACCATgcttcagtgtttttgtttttttttaaacaccagaGGAAATCACATAGGTGACTGATTATTAGGTGACTATTATTAGAATTTTAACTAGTGGGAGAAAACGTACTGAAGTCAAGAAACTCAGGCCTACTAAGATCTATGTTATTAAGACAAACGGCCAAGCGGACAGAAGTAGGTCCTAGACTAAACATTGTTCAGTTTCTATGCTGCTTTAATCTCATCTTCACACCTACACACCGAGACCAGGCTATTATGAGGAGGGGGTGAATCTAGAGGGCCTGGGTTGTGGAAATAGGGAGGTCTGCTGCGCGCCTCCACCTTCAGGGGTACAGATGAGAGAAGAGCCTTCCATACATTTTAGTTACCATTTAACAAGGAATCCGAGATTAGTCAGGACCAAAGAGGAGAGCTTAGTGAGGTCTCATAATTTATAACTTTCTCATGTTtgttaattttccattttcctagagtaaaacaaaataacaataacaataataataacaataataataacaacagaaaCCCTGCACTAAAAGGACTCATAATGTATCTATCTTTGGAGTCAGTTGGAAAGACTAACTCAGTGAGTCAGTTgggagaaggaaagcagaaggggtggggaggcaaaCGCTAAAGAAATAGTGAATGTTGGaaggaattaaagaaatgaaaaggaaatcacAGAAAACAGACCTAGATCTGAGAAGTGCCTCAGGAAATTTAATTAGCAGAAAACTGATGTGGGTCCCAATAAATAGCATTACTAATTTGATTCCGCTGACTATACTCTAGCTCCTTCATTTACTAGAtatgtgatcttgggtaagttaactcctcagtgcctcagtttcctcatcagaatattatgagaaataaatatatgtaaaatacttagaaatgtgCCTGGTAAATAGtaagtggtcaataaatgttagcgATGAAGACAGTGATGACTAAATGGACTCACAGGTATCATGATGAGCTAAAGGGAATGGAAGATCTTAGAAATACCCTACCTAGTACATGGTGGCAGGAAAGCAAGCTAGGTGAAGGGTTCCTATAGTTCTCAGGCCACTGAATTCCCACATTCATTTATGTACTCACACAACAAACATTTCGTATATCTAAATACCTACTATGCTATGTGCTGAGCatacaaagatgaacaaggcTTGGATCCTGCATGCAAAGGGCACATGGTCTAGTTGGGAGAATACATAACAAACTCAAGCCAgtaattataaaacaatgtgaaaagacccagaattaaaaaaaaaaaaaaaaaaaaaaaacaaaaaaaacccaaaaaaacacaaGTACTGGGAAAGCACAGAGTAAGCAACTAACTGTACCTCTAGACCTGGGAAGTTTACAGAGGCTATACTTGTAGCATGAAGGTGCACAGAGGGAAACACTAACAAGACTAGGGTAGTTGGGATGAGGGGTACATGTGAGGGTGGTGAGAAATGaagctggaaaggaaaacaggtcAGATTAGGGAAGAACTGTTATAACATGTTGAGGAAAATACATCTCCCTGTAGCCAAAAGAGTCATCGAAGGTTTATAAATCAGAAGcaataaaaaaacttctgcagagGACTGGGGGTTGCGGGGAGCAAAAATTGGGAGACCCATAAGAAGATTGCTGCCATATTTTACATAAGCTATGTTGAGTGTATGAATTTAAGCTGTGGGGATGGAGACAATAGATTTAAAAGCTGAACTCCtcgaggggcacgtgggtggctcagttggttaagtgaccgactcttgatctcggctcaggtctgagCTCATGGTCCATGAGATAAAGCTGCACTATCACAGTtgtgctgtcagagtggagcctgcttgggattctcttcctctctctctgcccctcccccactggtgtccgcactgtctctcaaacaaacttaaaaacaataaattaaaggggcccctgggtggctcagtcggttgagtgtccgacttcagctcaggtcatgatctcgcaggttgtgagttcgagccctgcgtcgggctctgtgaggacagctcagagcctggagcctgcttcggattccgtgtctccctctctctctgcccctcccctgctcatgctctgcctctgtctcaaaaataaataaaaacattttaaaaaattaaaaaaaaaaaaagctgaacttgAAAAACTCCATCTGCTGTCATTTTTACTACTTAGATGCTGATCATTCCCAAATTTGTATATGCAATCAAGACTTTCCAAAGGTACTTGGACATTCCAAAagtacttcattttaaaaaaaaaattttttttaatgtttatttatttttgagacagagggagacagagcacgagtgggggacaggcagagagagagggagacacagaatctgaaacaggctccaggctctgagctgtcagcacagagccggacgcggggctcgaacccaccacccgtgagatcatgacctaagctgaagtcggacgcttaactgactgagccacccaggcgcccctccaaaggTACTTCAAATTCAACAAGTCCCAAACCAAATTTATTACCTCTGCCTGTCCCTTTCctctgatattcttttttttgttttttaagtaggctccactcccagtATGGACTgtaaagcggggcttgaactcacaaccccgagatcaagacctgagctgagatcaagagagtCTCATGTTTAATCAagtgaaccagccaggtgcccctcctctgatATTCTTAACTAATTTGGGAGTACCACCACCCATCCAATCATACAATAAACCTACAACTCATCCTTGACTTCCTGTCTTTCACTCACTTGCCATATCTGATCACCCATCCACCAAGTCCTGCCAATTTActccttatttttattgaatCTGCCCCTTCACTTCATCTCAATTATAAGCATTGCCTTAGTTCAGGTCTTTATCATATGCTGCATGGACTATTAAGAATAGACACCTAGCTGTACTTCCTAGTTCTTTCCTCCTGCTCAAATGTCTCCTTCACACATCTATTAGATCTTCcagtttttcaagaaaaaaagtacCATATGAATTTTACTAATATTGAAATACTGTCagtgaattttgtaaaaatttaaaatagtgtgTTCCACCAACTTAAAAGATGAAGTTCCTCAACTATGGCAGAACAGTGGAGAGGTCGAGTTTGGCTCTGGATCAGGCCAACTTCAGTTTGGATCTTAAATCTGCCATATACTCCTGTAAGAGCTGGGGTAAGTTATTTAACCCCTCTAAGCTTTGGGTTCCTTACTGAAAAAATAGTGATAAACACTTCCCTTGCAGGACCTTCAGAAGGACTAAGTGAATATGAAGGCTTGACACAGTTCCCAAtacacagtaagtactcaataaataatagctgttTGATAATGGCAGACAGGGCAATTCATAGTATGGATCCTGCCTACCTCTTCAGCTTAATCTATCACCACCTCCATGTGTCCTGGTACATCATATTCTACCTAAAATTGCTGTTTATCACTCTACAGTTCATTGTGTTTTTACCTTTgtcttgttttctcctctcatACCCAAAGTCCGCATTTATCCTTTAAGATTGAGCACAGTGGGCATCTCCTTCGGGAAGCTTTGCTTAAACTCCCTAGATGGAGTtaggcacccctctcctctgtccttGTAGCATCCTGTGCATATATTTCACTTTTCTATATAGCAGGACTCCACAATTCATTTCCACTCTGTCTCACTACTCTTCTCAGCTACAGTAACCTCCTGTCAAATCTGATACTTGCCAGTCTTCATCTTATTTCTCAACAGGGTGGACACAGTTGACCACTCCCTCCTTAAAatactcttttcttgttttagagGAATACCACACTCTCCTGGCTTCATTCTCATCTCTGTGGCTGTAACCTTTCACTTTGTAAAACTCCCCTATgatctcccttttcccttccagcTCTCAACTTCCTAGGTGAACTCATTCAATCCCACATTTATAGTTCTAGCTCAGATCTCCTTTCTGATCTTCAGACTTGTAGGTCTAATAGCTGATTTGACATTTTCACTTACCAATCTAattccactctctttctcaacTAAATCTATCACCAAGTGATATCATTTCTACTTCAAAAATCCATCTGGAATTCCCTTGTTCCATCCATTTCCCCTGCTTTCACCCTGATCCAAATCACCCATTAGCTCTCAACTATATAAATTCTAAGAATCTCCGCACTGGTCTTCCTCTTCTCACTTCTGCTCTCCTCGGTTCATACAATATGCAAGGAgactaaaaatataattcttcaaTAGGTCCCTACTATACTTGGGGAAAAAATCCTAACACTTTATTACCGTCTCTAAGACCCTTTATGATCTAGCTCTAGCCCACCTTTCTAACTTCACCTCAGGGCACCTGctgccttctgccttcttccAATTTCCCCAAGTCATCAAGGTCTTGCTTGCTTTAGGTCTTTTTGCAAATTCTATTCTGCCTAGAATAGAATTATTCCCCCAGTTCTGTCATATTCTTCAGCAGCCAATTTAAATCTAATCTTCCCTGACCATCCTATTGCAAGTAGATTCCCCCCTGCTATTGTCTCAACACCTGTCTCCTTCATAGTACTTAGCTTAATTTGTAAtcatatatttattagttttcaaCCCTAACGACCTGTATGTTTGAAGCAGGCAAAAACCAGGTATGTTTTCTTCAACTCTGTATATCTTGCACTTATCAGAATGTCAACTAGTGTTATAGATGAATGTAAAATACATTGCACTTATCCTGTAATTGGAGATTATCGTTTtatgtctgtctccctccttccaagAAATCAAGGTTTTCAAACTGGGACTGTgtcttagtttttaatttttgaattgttAGAATCACCCATGCTTCACAGCAGCATGTAATCCATATTTATTAAACAGAACTAAATTCAACCAAAAAGATGAGGTAAAGAACTAgatgggggcaggaggtggggacgGAAGGAGCACAGTGAAAAAGTGGGATTTTCCAGGAGGATGGGTGGTGGTACACTATCCATCAAGACAGAGAATACAGCAGGGACAGCAAGCAGCTTTGGGGAAGGGATAATAAAAAGTTCAGTTTTTGAGTGTGCAGAAAAAAGAAGTGGATTTCCAGCAGATATTTGGAAATAAGCACCTAGAGCTGACAGATAAGGAAGTCCAAATATGtgtatgataattttattttttttaatttttaaatgcttattatcgagacacggagagagagagagagagagagagagagagagagagagagagagagagagagagagacagagagagagagagagagagagaatctgagaatctgaagcaggctccaggctctgagctgtcagcatggatcccgacgtggggctggaactcacaaactatgagatcatgacctgagccaaagtcggatgtttaaccaactgagccatccaggcacccctgtgtatgATAATTTTAAAACCTTCTGAAGTCATCAACTGTTTTGAAAATAGCATgaaaaaaatttctaagaaaaaaatatgcacatattttttttttttagcacatatttttttaatagacttccCGAAACCCATTCATGATTCCTCAAGGTTATGAATTTCTGATATAGCTATAAATTGAAATCATGGAGATGGATAGTATCAATGaactgacaggaaaaaaaatgaataaagacctGGGAGACACTCCTCATATCTGTGATTGTGTACAGGTTTTATATTTATGCCCACTCCTAACCTCTCacaacgcttttttttttttttttaaatcagctgtAAATTGGGGACGATAATTATTTCCCTCAGAGGctgctgtaaagattaaatggAAACATTGCAAAGTGTGTGACAAAAAAACCTGGAACACTGAAGGCTTAATTCTTGACATTCCTGTTTTTACTGGcacaaattttatataaaacaacATTCAGGTATTGTACAGTAGTTATCAGTGTCCCAGTCTTATCTCAAATAGAATGTAAAGCAGAggcctgtcctttttttttttttgtttccaggcCCAAGAACAGTACTTTATCCATAcagtaagtgctccataaatatctGAATGAGGAACCTAAGGCACAAATCCCAGTCATAGCCAGTTTCCTTCTACTGATGAGTCATACCAATTGTAATTGCGAGTTCAGTGTAATAAACCTTtcaagggagggaaaggggaagaatttAAGGTAGATTAACGTTTAAATAGCTGCTGTTTTGTCCAGTTCACAACGATGATTCTGTATACATACTGCAGTGTTAAACCAGAACTcattttctgttgagtttctgttttggcaggttttgttttgtttttttttaagtttctgtttttaatctgaAATTATGTAAAGTATTTTAGTGGTACTCCTATAGGTCTCACATGGCaaaacaattaaaagcaaaagagaacaagaaatacCTTAACAAAGTCATTCTTTGCAAATAAGTATTAAGATGTGTGCAGTTCTGCAACATCCAAGCAAAAGAGACTAATTTAGGTACTGAGTATTTTCAGCATTTACCTGTATATTAATTTTCGACTACACCGCCCCCCCCTCAATTTAAATATGTGGGCGTTTGCCTACTAGGGGAATTCCAGGTTGTGCTTTCAGCTGTTGAgcttcccccaaccccctttATAAAAGAGTTTCACATATTTGCTTTGGGATCCTTTAACTGACTTTGCTCCAGGTTGAGCCAACGGCCTAAGGAGTCTGACTCAAGGATGAGCCTGGGCAGTCGATTCCCAACAACGCAGCTCCAAAGTACAgcgggggtaaaaaaaaaaaacaaaacaccagaggAAGAGTGAAGAGTGGGCAAACAGCTGACTGCGAAGAAACACTCCACTGGACAAGGTTTCAGAAACCCAAGCCCTGCTTTTAGCGATTTAAAACGTAGATTAACAGGTCACGGGGGATCACTTCCACCAAGGCCCTCGGATGTAGGGCTCCCAGCAGTCCTGCGGTGTCTGGACCTTCCGCTTCTCTGACCCGCAGGCTCTTTTCCGACTCGGACTCCCACTCCGGGTTTCCGCTTTCCTTGCCCGCCGGGCCGCAgcctgcccctgtcccccctcGACCCCCGGCCCTCGGCGGCATCTGGACCAGGTTATGCTACTTACGTCCTTCTTCACTTCTGTCAAGTCCTCCTCGGTGAGGGACGGCGCGGTGGGCTCCATGGCGGAGACGAGAGTTAATGCTTCTTCCGGTCCGGGAGCTGCCGCAGCACCgccaggccaggctgggggctTCGGCCTCCGGgcgaagggggaggagggaggcagcccCGGGCTAGAGGAAGAGGGCTGCCCCTTCGAAAACAGAGGGGCTCAGAGCTGAAACCCGTAGAGCTTCCGGCTCCGCCTCTAGGGCCCAGGGTGCTGTACACTTTTACGTTTCAAAGCGCGCTTAGCGCCGGGTTCCTTCCTCTCCAGGAGACTCGCGCGCAGGTCCCTCCCCTCCGCGAGGCTGGGCCAGCCTTAGAGCCCGCCCCATCTCTGCGTCAGCCAATCGGTGCCCCTGGATCCTTTCAGGCGTGGCTCCGCCCACAGCCCCCGCGCTCTATTTGCAAGGAGAGGCCGGTTGGCCTCCCGGTAAGGACTCGTTTCCGTGGGTGGGGCCCGTTGCTCCTCctgccgcccgcccccccccccccccccccccgcctcggcAGGCTGCTCACTGGTGGAGGCGGGCTCGACCTGTTTGTACCTCTGGGTTCCTCCCTTTTTCCCAGACCCTGCCCTACAATATCCGGTTGCTGTGTTTGCCCACTAAAGTAGTTAATTTATTTGGTCGCGTACAGATTCGCCCGCATACGCGTAACCAATACACACAGACGCAGCTTAACTACAATGTTAAAGAacttttttgaaagacaaaaaacactCATAATCCTCCTCCCCCGCTTTAATACTTAATTTAACGTCTGCATACTTTTTGGTTACTGTTTTTTATAATCCTATTTCCTTATTTACTCATCTGTATAATAAAGACATGTCTACCTTACACCTctcacagg
This Lynx canadensis isolate LIC74 chromosome C1, mLynCan4.pri.v2, whole genome shotgun sequence DNA region includes the following protein-coding sequences:
- the BCL10 gene encoding B-cell lymphoma/leukemia 10, whose amino-acid sequence is MEPTAPSLTEEDLTEVKKDALENLRVYLCEKIIAERHFDHLRAKKILSREDTEEISCRTSSRKRAGKLLDYLQENPKGLDTLVESIRREKTQNFLIQKITDEVLKLRNIKLEHLKGLKCSSCEPFPDGATNNFCRTNSDESNFSEKLRASTVIYHPEGESSTAPFFSTESSLNLPVLEVGRTDNPTFSSTTLPRPGDPGAPPLPPELQLEGGGTCGNSSEMFLPLRSRALSRQ